A genomic segment from Castor canadensis chromosome 1, mCasCan1.hap1v2, whole genome shotgun sequence encodes:
- the Tkfc gene encoding triokinase/FMN cyclase has translation MTSKKLLNSVVGCADDALNGLVACNPQLQLLEGHRVALRSDLDSLKGKVALLSGGGSGHEPAHAGFVGKGMLTGVIAGAVFTSPAVGSILAAIRAVAQAGTVGTLLIVKNYTGDRLNFGLAREQAQAEGIPVEMVVIGDDSAFTVLKKAGRRGLCGTVLIHKVAGALAEAGMGLEEITNRVSVVAKAMGTLGVSLSSCSVPGSKPTFELASNEVELGLGIHGEAGVRRVKMATADEIVTLMLNHMTDASSASHVPVPSGSSVVLMVNNLGGLSFLELGIIADAAVRSLEGRGVKVARALVGTFMSALEMPGVSLTLLLVDEPLLKLIDAETTAAAWPNVAKVSVTGRKRSRAAPTEPREAPDPTEAGGIASKQMALVLERVCTTLLSLEEYLNALDRAAGDGDCGTTHSRAARAIQEWLKEGPPPASPAQLLYKLSVLLLEKMGGSSGALYGLFLTAAAQPLKSKTDLPAWSAAMDAGLEAMQKYGKAAPGDRTMLDSLWAAGQELQAWKSPGADLISVLINAVKSAKAAAEATKNMEAGAGRASYISSAQLDQPDPGAVAAASILSAILEALQSQDM, from the exons ATG ACTTCCAAGAAGCTGTTGAACTCAGTGGTAGGCTGTGCTGATGATGCCCTTAATGGACTGGTGGCCTGCAACCCCCAGCTGCAGCTCCTGGAAGGCCACCGTGTAGCCCTCCGTTCTGACCTGGACAGCCTCAAGGGCAAAGTGGCACTGCTGTCAGGTGGCGGCTCCGGCCATGAGCCTGCTCATGCTG GTTTTGTTGGGAAAGGTATGCTGACTGGGGTCATTGCAGGAGCTGTGTTCACCTCCCCTGCCGTGGGCAGCATCCTGGCAGCCATCAGGGCCGTGGCCCAGGCAGGCACAG TGGGAACCCTCCTCATTGTGAAGAACTACACTGGGGACCGGCTCAACTTTGGTTTGGCCCGAGAGCAGGCCCAGGCTGAGGGCATCCCCGTGGAGATGGTGGTCATTGGGGATGACAGTGCCTTTACTGTCCTGAAGAAGGCAGGCCGGAGGGGCCTCTGTGGCACAGTGCTTATTCACAAG GTGGCAGGTGCCCTGGCTGAGGCAGGTATGGGGCTGGAGGAGATCACAAATCGGGTGAGCGTGGTGGCCAAGGCAATGG GTACCCTGGGAGTGAGCTTGTCCTCCTGCAGTGTCCCTGGCTCCAAACCCACCTTTGAGCTCGCATCCAATGAGGTGGAGCTGGGCCTGG GAATCCACGGGGAAGCTGGTGTACGTCGGGTAAAG ATGGCAACTGCTGACGAGATTGTCACACTCATGCTCAACCACATGACGGATGCCTCCAGTGCATCCCATGTGCCTGTGCCATCAG GCTCCTCAGTGGTACTGATGGTCAACAACCTGGGTGGCCTGTCTTTCCTGGAGCTGGGCATCATAGCTGATGCTGCTGTGCGCTCTCTGG AGGGCCGTGGGGTGAAGGTGGCCCGGGCCCTGGTAGGCACCTTCATGTCAGCACTGGAGATGCCTGGCGTTTCTCTCACACTCCTGCTGGTGGATGAGCCTCTCCTGAAACTGATAG ATGCTGAAACCACTGCAGCAGCCTGGCCTAATGTGGCCAAGGTCTCCGTGACTGGGCGGAAGCGGAGTCGGGCAGCCCCCACCGAGCCCCGGGAGGCCCCTGATCCCACTGAGGCAGGAG GTATAGCCTCAAAACAGATGGCACTTGTGTTGGAACGGGTGTGTACCACCCTCTTGAGCCTGGAGGAGTACCTGAATGCACTGGACCGAGCTGCTGGTGATGGAGACTGTGGCACTACCCACAGTCGTGCTGCCAGAG CTATCCAGGAGTGGCTGAAGGAGGGACCACCCCCTGCCAGCCCTGCCCAGCTCCTCTACAAGTTGTCTGTGCTGCTGCTGGAGAAAATGGGAGGCTCATCTGGGGCG CTCTATGGCCTGTTCTTGACTGCGGCTGCCCAGCCCCTCAAGTCCAAGACTGACCTCCCAGCCTGGTCTGCTGCCATGGATGCCGGCCTGGAGGCCATGCAGAA GTATGGAAAGGCTGCACCAGGGGACAGGACTATG CTGGATTCTCTGTGGGCAGCAGGACAGGAGCTTCAAGCCTGGAAGAGCCCAGGGGCTGATCTCATCTCGGTTCTGATCAATGCAGTCAAG AGTGCCAAAGCTGCAGCTGAGGCCACCAAAAACATGGAAGCTGGAGCTGGAAGAGCCAGTTACATCAGCTCTGCACAGCTGGATCAGCCAGACCCTGGAGCAGTGGCTGCTGCCTCCATCCTCAGTGCCATCCTAGAGGCCTTGCAGAGCCAGGATATGTGA
- the Cyb561a3 gene encoding lysosomal membrane ascorbate-dependent ferrireductase CYB561A3, which yields MASGWFYLSCLVLGSLGSMCVLFITYWMQYWRGGFAWDGSLHMFNWHPVLMVSGLVVLYGAGSLVYRLPVSWVGPKLPWKLLHAALHLMAFILTVLGLVAVFQYHSHSKIAHLYSLHSWLGITTVVLFACQWFLGFAVFLLPWASLWLRSLLKPIHVFFGASILSLSIASVISGINEKLFFSLKNVTKPYSSLPSEAVFANSTGLLVVVFGLLVLYVLLASSWKRPEPGILTDRQPLLHDEE from the exons ATGGCTTCAGGATGGTTTTACCTGTCCTGTCTGGTGCTGGGGTCCCTGGGCTCAATGTGTGTCCTCTTCATTACTTACTGGATGCAGTATTGGCGAGGTGGCTTTGCCTGGGATGGCAGCTTACACATGTTCAACTGGCACCCAGTGCTCATGGTTTCTGGCCTGGTGGTGCTCTATGGAGCTG GGTCGCTGGTGTACCGCCTGCCTGTGTCATGGGTGGGGCCCAAGTTGCCCTGGAAACTCCTCCATGCAGCCCTGCACCTGATGGCCTTCATCCTCACTGTGCTAGGGTTGGTTGCTGTCTTTCAGTATCACAGCCATTCAAAAATCGCCCACCTCTACTCCCTGCACAGCTGGCTGGGCATCACCACCGTAGTCCTCTTTGCCTGTCAG TGGTTCCTGGGCTTTGCGGTATTCCTTCTGCCCTGGGCATCACTGTGGCTACGCAGCCTCCTGAAACCCATTCACGTCTTCTTTGGAGCCTCCATCCTCTCTCTGTCCATTGCGTCTGTCATTTCCGGCATTAATGAGAAACTCTTCTTCAGTTT AAAAAATGTGACCAAGCCATACTCCAGCCTGCCCAGCGAGGCTGTCTTTGCCAACAGCACCGGCCTGCTGGTGGTGGTCTTTGGGCTTCTGGTTCTATATGTTCTTCTGGCTTCATCATGGAAACGACCAGAGCCGGGGATCCTGACTGACAGGCAG CCCCTGTTGCACGATGAGGAGTGA